A region of Larus michahellis chromosome 15, bLarMic1.1, whole genome shotgun sequence DNA encodes the following proteins:
- the NOTCH1 gene encoding neurogenic locus notch homolog protein 1 isoform X1, with protein sequence MERLLAPGFLVLLLPALTRGLRCTQLAESCLNGGKCETFLNGTEVCQCSGAYVGERCQLPNPCLSSPCKNAGTCTPVVRGSTVDYTCACRLGFTDELCLTPRDNVCLSNPCRNGGTCDLLTLSEYKCRCPPGWSGKTCQQADPCASNPCANGGQCVPFEAHYICRCTAGFHGANCKQDVNECNISPSVCKNGGSCTNEVGTYQCSCKPAYTGQNCEHLYVPCNPSPCQNGGTCRQIGDTTYDCTCLPGFTGQNCEENINDCPGNNCKNGGTCVDGVNTYNCQCPPEWTGQYCTEDVDECQLMPNACQNGGTCHNNHGGYNCVCVNGWTGEDCSENIDDCAMAACFHGATCHDRVASFYCECPHGRTGLLCHLDDACISNPCNEGSNCDTNPVNGKAICTCPSGYMGPACNQDVDECSLGANPCEHAGKCINTQGSFQCQCLQGYSGPRCEIDVNECLSNPCQNDATCLDQIGEFQCICMPGYEGVYCEINTDECASSPCLHNGNCLDKINEFHCECPTGFNGHLCQFDIDECASTPCKNGAKCVDGPNTYSCECTEGFSGAHCEIDIDECDPDPCHYGTCKDSIAAFTCLCQPGYTGHRCDININECQSQPCKNGGTCQDRNNAYNCLCLKGTTGPNCEINLDDCASSPCDYGKCIDKINGYECTCEPGYTGRMCNINIDECSSNPCHNGGTCKDGINGFTCLCPEGFHDPKCLSEVNECNSNPCIHGKCHDGLNGYRCDCDPGWSGTNCDINNNECESNPCMNGGTCKDMTSGYICTCREGFSGPNCQTNINECASNPCLNQGTCIDDVAGYTCNCLLPYTGATCEDVLAPCAGSPCKNGGECQESEDYESFSCSCPSGWQGQTCEIDINECVKSPCRNGATCQNTNGSYRCACRTGFTGRNCDTDIDDCKPNPCHNGGSCSDGVGTFFCECLAGFRGPKCEEDINECASNPCKNGANCTDCVNSYTCTCPSGFSGIHCENNTPDCTESSCFNGGTCVDGINTFTCVCPPGFTGSYCEHDINECDSKPCLNGGTCQDSYGTYKCTCPQGYTGLNCQNLVRWCDSSPCKNGGKCWQTNNLYRCECNSGWTGLYCDVPSVSCEVAAKQQGIDVAHLCRNSGLCVDTGNTHFCRCQAGYTGSYCEEQVDECSPNPCQNGATCTDYLGGYSCECVAGYHGVNCSEEINECLSHPCQNGGTCIDLINTYKCSCPRGTQGVHCEINVDDCSPFFDPVTLGPKCFNNGKCTDRVGGYSCICPPGFVGERCEGDVNECLSNPCDARGTQNCVQRVNDYKCECRPGYAGRRCDTVVDGCKGKPCRNGGTCAVASNTGRGFICKCPPGFVGATCENDSRTCGNLHCLNGGTCISIHKSSKCMCAPAFTGPECQYPASSPCTSTPCYNGGTCEFFSDASPYYRCNCPANFNGLNCHILDFDFQGGIGQDIIPPKIEEKCEIAVCAGYAGNKICDAKCNNHACGWDGGDCSLNFNDPWKNCSQSLQCWKYFNDGKCDSQCNNAGCLYDGFDCQKYEGQCNPLYDQYCKDHFSDGHCDQGCNNFECEWDGLDCANNMPEKLADGTLVVVVLITPENLKNNSFNFLRELSRVLHTNVVFKKNPKGEYMIFPYYGNEEELKKHYIKRSTEDWSDMSSAVINKVKSSLYSRAGRRQKRELDQMDIRGSIVYLEIDNRQCIQSSSQCFQSATDVAAFLGALASLGNLNIPYKIEAVKSETAEPTKNSQLYPMYVVVAVLVLLVFIGVGVLVSRKRRREHGQLWFPEGFKVTESSKKKRREPLGEDSVGLKPLKNASDGTLMDDNQNEWGDEETLDTKKFRFEEQAMLPDTDDQTDHRQWTQQHLDAADLRISSMAPTPPQGEIDADCMDVNVRGPDGFTPLMIASCSGGGLETGNSEEEDDAPAVISDFIYQGASLHNQTDRTGETALHLAARYSRSDAAKRLLEASADANIQDNMGRTPLHAAVSADAQGVFQILIRNRATDLDARMHDGTTPLILAARLAVEGMLDDLINCHADVNAVDDLGKSALHWAAAVNNVEAAVVLLKNGANKDMQNNKEETPLFLAAREGSYETAKVLLDHFANRDITDHMDRLPRDIAQERMHHDIVRLLDEYNLVRSPPLHNGPLGAPTLSPPLCSPNSYIGNLKPAVQGKKARKPSTKGLSCNGKDAKDLKARRKKSQDGKGCLLDNSSVLSPVDSLESPHGYLSDVASPPLMTSPFQQSPSMPLNHLPGMPDAHMSINHLNMAGKQDMAMGNSSRMAFDSVPPRLSHLPVSSPSTVMSNAPMNFSVGGAAGLNGQCDWLTRLQNGMVQNQYNPMRGNMQPGAHQQTQNLQHGMMTSLHNGLPTTSLSQMMSYQAMPNTRLASQPHLMQSQQLQQMQQQQLQQQNMQPQQQPQQPQQQPQQQQPQQHHNPSSNASGHIGQNFLGTELSQPDMQPVSSSTMAVHTILPQDSQMLPTSLPSSLAQPMTTTQFLTPPSQHSYSSPLDNTPSHQLQVPDHPFLTPSPESPDQWSSSSPHSNVSDWSEGISSPPTSMQSQMGHIPEAFK encoded by the exons GGTTCACGGGTCAGAACTGTGAGGAGAACATCAATGACTGTCCGGGCAACAACTGCAAGAATGGGGGCACCTGCGTGGACGGTGTCAACACCTACAACTGCCAATGTCCGCCTGAGTGGACAG GTCAGTACTGCACCGAGGACGTGGACGAGTGCCAGCTGATGCCCAACGCCTGCCAGAACGGGGGCACCTGCCACAACAACCATGGCGGCTACAACTGCGTCTGCGTCAATGGCTGGACGGGTGAGGACTGCAGCGAGAACATTGATGACTGTGCCATGGCCGCCTGCTTCCACGGGGCCACCTGCCACGACCGGGTGGCCTCTTTCTACTGCGAGTGCCCCCACGGCCGCACAG GTTTGCTGTGCCACCTTGATGACGCCTGCATCAGCAACCCCTGCAACGAGGGCTCCAACTGCGACACCAACCCCGTTAACGGCAAAGCCATCTGCACGTGTCCTTCGGGGTACATGGGGCCCGCCTGCAACCAGGACGTGGACGAGTGTTCGCTGG gagccaacCCTTGTGAGCACGCAGGGAAGTGCATCAACACCCAGGGGTCCTTCCAGTGCCAGTGCCTGCAGGGCTACTCGGGCCCTCGCTGTGAGATCGATGTCAACGAGTGTCTCTCCAACCCCTGCCAGAACGATGCCACCTGCCTGGACCAGATCGGGGAGTTCCAGTGCATCTGCATGCCCG GTTACGAGGGGGTTTACTGTGAGATCAACACGGACGAgtgtgccagcagcccctgcctgcacaACGGCAACTGCCTCGACAAGATCAACGAGTTCCACTGCGAGTGCCCCACCG GCTTTAACGGGCACCTGTGCCAGTTCGACATCGACGAGTGCGCCAGCACCCCCTGCAAGAACGGCGCCAAGTGCGTGGACGGCCCCAACACCTACAGCTGCGAGTGCACCGAAG GTTTCTCGGGCGCTCACTGCGAGATCGACATCGATGAGTGCGACCCCGACCCGTGCCACTATGGGACCTGCAAGGACAGCATCGCCGCCTTCACCTGCCTCTGCCAGCCCGGCTACACGGGCCACCGCTGCGACATCAACATCAACGAGTGCCAGAGCCAGCCCTGCAAAAACGGGGGGACCTGCCAGGACAGGAACAACGCCTACAACTGCCTCTGCCTCAAAGGGACCACAG ggcCCAACTGCGAGATCAACCTGGACGACTGCGCCAGCAGCCCCTGCGACTACGGCAAGTGCATCGACAAGATCAACGGCTACGAGTGCACCTGCGAGCCAGGGTACACAG GGCGAATGTGCAACATCAACATCGATGAGTGCTCCAGCAACCCTTGCCACAATGGGGGCACGTGCAAGGATGGCATCAACGGCTTCACCTGCCTCTGCCCCGAGGGCTTCCACGACCCCAAGTGCCTGTCTGAAGTGAACGAGTGCAACAGCAACCCCTGCATCCACGGGAAATGCCACGACGGGCTCAACGG CTACAGGTGTGACTGCGACCCAGGCTGGAGTGGGACAAACTGTGACATTAACAATAACGAGTGTGAATCCAATCCCTGCATGAACGGTGGCACCTGCAAGGACATGACCAGCGGCTACATCTGCACCTGCAGGGAGGGCTTCAGCG GACCCAACTGCCAGACCAATATCAACGAATGCGCTTCCAACCCCTGCCTGAACCAGGGCACCTGCATCGACGATGTCGCTGGCTACACCTGCAACTGTCTCCTGCCCTACACAG GAGCCACCTGTGAGGATGTGCTGGCCCCCTGCGCTGGCAGCCCCTGCAAGAACGGTGGCGAGTGCCAGGAGTCAGAAGACTACGAGAGCTTCTCCTGCAGTTGCCCCTCTGGCTGGCAAG GTCAGACCTGCGAGATTGACATCAACGAGTGTGTGAAGAGCCCCTGCCGCAATGGGGCCACGTGCCAGAACACCAATGGGAGCTACCGCTGCGCCTGCAGAACCGGCTTCACCGGCCGCAACTGCGACACCGACATCGATGACTGCAAGCCCA ATCCATGCCACAATGGTGGCTCCTGCTCCGATGGCGTCGGCACGTTCTTCTGCGAGTGCCTGGCTGGTTTCCGTGGGCCCAAGTGCGAGGAGGACATCAATGAGTGTGCCAGCAACCCCTGCAAGAATGGCGCCAACTGCACCGACTGCGTCAACAGCTACACCTGCACTTGCCCCTCTGGCTTCAGCGGCATCCACTGCGAGAACAACACGCCTGACTGCACCGAGAG ctcctgcttcaaCGGTGGGACCTGCGTGGATGGCATCAACACCTTCACCTGCGTCTGCCCGCCCGGCTTCACGGGCAGCTACTGCGAGCATGACATCAACGAGTGTGACTCCAAGCCATGCCTGAACGGGGGCACGTGTCAGGACAGCTACGGGACATACAAGTGCACTTGTCCCCAGGGATACACCGGGCTCAACTGCCAG AACCTGGTGCGTTGGTGCGACTCCTCTCCCTGCAAAAACGGAGGCAAGTGCTGGCAGACCAACAACCTGTACCGCTGCGAGTGCAACAGCGGGTGGACAGGGCTCTACTGCGATGTCCCCAGTGTCTCCTGCGAGGTGGCTGCTAAGCAGCAAG GTATCGATGTAGCACATCTCTGCAGGAATTCAGGGCTGTGTGTGGACACTGGCAACACTCACTTCTGCCGCTGCCAGGCCGGTTATACTGGCAGCTACTGCGAGGAGCAGGTGGATGAGTGTTCTCCCAACCCCTGCCAGAATGGAGCCACCTGCACAGACTACCTGGGAGGCTACTCCTGCGAG TGTGTGGCTGGTTATCATGGAGTTAACTGCTCGGAGGAGATCAATGAGTGCTTGTCCCACCCATGCCAGAATGGAGGAACCTGCATCGATCTCATCAATACCTACAAATGCTCCTGCCCCAGAGGAACTCAAG GGGTGCACTGTGAGATCAATGTGGATGACTGCAGCCCTTTCTTTGATCCTGTCACCCTGGGGCCCAAGTGCTTTAACAATGGCAAGTGCACGGATCGGGTAGGTGGCTACAGCTGCATCTGCCCCCCTGGCTTTGTAGGGGAGCGCTGCGAGGGAGACGTCAACGAGTGCCTGTCCAACCCCTGCGATGCCCGCGGCACCCAGAACTGCGTGCAGCGGGTCAATGACTACAAATGCGAGTGCCGACCGGGCTATGCAG GCCGTCGCTGCGACACCGTGGTGGACGGCTGTAAAGGCAAACCCTGCAGGAACGGTGGAACGTGCGCGGTTGCCAGCAACACTGGCCGTGGCTTCATCTGCAAATGTCCCCCG GGTTTTGTGGGTGCCACCTGCGAGAACGACTCCCGCACCTGTGGGAACCTCCACTGCCTGAACGGTGGCACCTGCATCTCCATCCACAAGAGCTCCAAGTGCATGTGCGCGCCGGCCTTCACGGGTCCCGAGTGCCAGtacccagccagcagcccctgcaCATCCACCCCCTGCTACAACGGGGGCACCTGCGAGTTCTTCAGCGATGCCTCCCCCTACTACCGCTGCAACTGCCCTGCCAACTTCAACGGACTCAACTGCCACATCCTCGACTTCGATTTCCAAGGTGGGATCGGGCAGGATATCATCCCCCCCAAAATTGAGGAGAAGTGCGAGATTGCCGTTTGCGCGGGGTACGCCGGCAACAAGATCTGCGATGCGAAATGCAACAACCATGCCTGCGGCTGGGACGGGGGCGACTGCTCCCTGAATTTCAACGACCCCTGGAAGAACTGCTCCCAGTCTCTGCAGTGCTGGAAATACTTCAACGATGGCAAGTGCGACTCTCAGTGCAATAACGCCGGCTGCCTGTACGATGGATTTGACTGCCAGAAATACGAAGGGCAGTGCAA CCCTCTGTATGACCAGTACTGCAAAGATCACTTCTCAGATGGTCACTGTGACCAGGGCTGCAATAATTTTGAGTGCGAATGGGATGGTCTGGACTGTGCAAACAACATGCCGGAGAAGCTTGCGGACGGCACGCTGGTGGTGGTGGTCCTCATCACTCCCGAGAACCTGAAGAACAACTCTTTCAACTTCCTGCGGGAGCTGAGCCGCGTGCTGCACACCAACGTGGTCTTCAAGAAGAACCCCAAGGGGGAGTATATGATCTTTCCATACTACGGCAATGAGGAGGAGCTGAAAAAGCATTACATCAAGAGGTCAACAGAGGACTGGTCAGATATGTCTAGTGCTGTCATCAACAAAGTGAAGAGCAGCCTCTACTCCAGGGctggcagaaggcagaagagagagCTCGATCAGATGGACATCAGAGG ATCCATTGTCTACTTGGAAATCGATAACCGCCAGTGCATCCAGTCATCTTCCCAGTGCTTCCAGAGCGCAACCGATGTGGCGGCGTTCCTGGGGGCCTTGGCCTCCCTTGGCAACCTGAACATACCCTACAAAATAGAAGCCGTTAAAA GTGAAACAGCTGAGCCCACGAAGAACTCCCAGCTGTATCCTATGTacgtggtggtggctgtgctggtCTTGCTTGTTTTCATTGGAGTGGGAGTACTGGTGTCTCGTAAGCGGCGCAGGGAGCATGGGCAGCTTTGGTTCCCAGAAGGCTTCAAAGTGACAGAGTCAAGCAAGAAGAAGCGACGAGAACCACTTGGGGAGGATTCTGTTGGACTGAA acccCTCAAAAATGCTTCAGACGGCACGCTGATGGATGACAACCAAAATGAGTGGGGTGATGAGGAGACCTTGGACACCAAGAAGTTCAGG TTCGAGGAGCAGGCGATGCTGCCCGACACGGACGATCAGACGGACCACAGGCAGTGGACCCAGCAGCACCTGGATGCCGCTGACCTGCGCATATCCTCCATGGCGCCCACCCCACCGCAGGGGGAAATCGATGCAGACTGTATGGATGTCAACGTCAGAGGTCCCG ATGGCTTCACCCCCCTCATGATCGCCTCGTGCAGCGGAGGAGGGCTGGAGACCGGCAATAGCGAAGAAGAAGACGATGCTCCTGCCGTCATCTCCGATTTCATTTACCAAGGCGCCAGCTTACACAACCAGACTGACCGCACCGGCGAGACGGCGCTTCACCTGGCGGCCAGGTACTCCCGCTCGGACGCTGCCAAGCGTCTGCTGGAAGCCAGTGCTGATGCAAACATCCAGGATAACATGGGCAGGACACCCCTCCACGCCGCCGTCTCTGCCGATGCCCAAGGAGTCTTCCAG ATCCTCATTAGGAACAGGGCAACCGATCTCGATGCCCGGATGCATGATGGGACCACTCCTCTGATTCTGGCCGCTCGCTTGGCTGTGGAGGGCATGCTGGACGATCTCATCAACTGCCATGCAGACGTCAATGCCGTGGATGATCTAG GCAAGTCAGCACTGCACTGGGCAGCTGCTGTGAATAATGTTGAAGCCGCAGTAGTCCTCCTGAAGAATGGTGCCAATAAGGATATGCAGAACAATAAG GAGGAAACCCCACTGTTCCTCGCAGCCAGAGAAGGGAGCTACGAAACTGCCAAGGTCCTGCTGGACCATTTTGCCAACCGCGACATCACAGACCACATGGACCGGCTCCCCCGGGACATCGCCCAGGAGCGCATGCACCACGACATCGTGAGGCTGCTGGACGAGTACAACCTGGTGCGGAGCCCACCGCTGCACAACGGCCCGCTGGGGGCACCCACGCTGTCCCCACCGCTCTGCTCTCCCAACAGCTACATCGGCAACCTGAAACCTGCCGTCCAGGGCAAGAAGGCCAGGAAACCGAGTACCAAGGGCCTGAGCTGCAACGGCAAAGATGCCAAAGACCTCAAAGCCCGCAGGAAAAAATCGCAAGATGGAAAAGGATGTCTGCTTGACAACTCCAGCGTGTTGTCTCCAGTGGACTCCCTGGAGTCACCCCACGGGTACCTGTCAGATGTCGCCTCTCCTCCGCTGATGACCTCGCCGTTTCAGCAGTCCCCTTCCATGCCTCTGAATCATCTGCCAGGCATGCCTGATGCCCACATGAGCATCAACCACCTCAACATGGCGGGGAAGCAGGATATGGCCATGGGAAACTCCAGCAGGATGGCCTTCGATTCGGTGCCGCCGCGTCTCTCTCACCTCCCCgtctccagccccagcacagtgATGAGCAATGCCCCGATGAATTTCTCTGTCGGCGGAGCGGCCGGTCTGAACGGGCAGTGTGACTGGCTCACCAGGCTGCAGAACGGCATGGTCCAGAACCAGTACAACCCGATGAGAGGCAACATGCAACCAGGAGCGCATCAGCAGACGCAAAACCTTCAGCACGGCATGATGACCTCCCTGCACAACGGCTTGCCCACCACAAGCTTGTCGCAGATGATGAGCTACCAAGCCATGCCCAACACCCGGCTGGCTTCCCAGCCTCACCTGATGcagagccagcagctccagcagatgcagcagcagcagctccagcagcaaaacatgcagccgcagcagcagccgcagcaaccccagcagcagccgcagcagcagcagccgcagcagcatcACAACCCCAGCTCCAACGCGAGCGGCCACATCGGCCAAAATTTCCTCGGTACGGAGCTGAGCCAGCCCGACATGCAGCCGGTGAGCAGCAGTACCATGGCGGTCCACACCATCCTGCCTCAAGATTCCCAGATGCTGCCCACCTCTCTGCCATCCTCCCTCGCCCAGCCCATGACCACCACGCAGTTTCTAACTCCACCTTCCCAGCACAGTTATTCCTCCCCCTTGGACAACACCCCCAGCCACCAGCTCCAGGTGCCCGACCACCCTTTCCTAACACCGTCTCCGGAGTCGCCGGACCAGTGGTCCAGCTCATCTCCTCACTCCAACGTGTCCGACTGGTCCGAGGGCATCTCCAGCCCTCCCACCAGCATGCAGTCACAGATGGGACACATCCCCGAAGCCTTCAAGTAA